In Labrus mixtus chromosome 13, fLabMix1.1, whole genome shotgun sequence, a single genomic region encodes these proteins:
- the rpl8 gene encoding large ribosomal subunit protein uL2 gives MGRVIRGQRKGAGSVFKAHVKHRKGAAKLRHIDFAERHGYIKGIVKDIIHDPGRGAPLAKVAFRDPYRFKKRTELFIAAEGIHTGQFIYCGKKAQLNIGNVLPVGTMPEGTIICCVEEKPGDRGKLARASGNYATVISHNPETKKSRVKLPSGSKKVIASANRAVVGVVAGGGRIDKPILKAGRAYHKYKAKRNCWPRVRGVAMNPVEHPFGGGNHQHIGKPSTIRRDAPAGRKVGLIAARRTGRLRGTKTVQEKEN, from the exons ATGGGACGTGTGATCAGGGGACAGAGAAAAGGTGCGGGCTCCGTGTTCAAAGCCCACGTGAAGCACAGAAAAGGTGCTGCTAAACTCCGTCACATTGACTTCGCTGAACGTCATGGTTACATCAAGGGGATCGTGAAG gaTATTATCCACGACCCCGGCCGTGGTGCCCCCCTGGCTAAAGTGGCCTTCCGTGACCCTTACCGCTTCAAGAAGAGGACAGAGCTCTTCATCGCAGCTGAGGGCATCCACACCGGACAGTTCATCTACTGCGGCAAGAAGG CTCAGCTGAACATCGGCAACGTCCTGCCCGTCGGCACCATGCCCGAGGGAACCATCATCTGCTGTGTGGAAGAGAAGCCCGGTGACAGGGGCAAGCTGGCCCGCGCTTCAGGAAACTACGCCACAGTCATCTCCCACAACCCTGAGACCAAGAAATCCAGAGTCAAGCTGCCCTCCGGCTCCAAGAAGGTCATCGCCTCAGCCAACAGAGCTGTCGTTG gtgttgttgCCGGCGGCGGTCGTATTGACAAGCCCATCCTGAAGGCAGGTCGTGCCTACCACAAATACAAGGCCAAGAGAAACTGCTGGCCACGTGTCCGTGGTGTGGCTATGAAC CCCGTTGAGCATCCCTTCGGTGGTGGTAACCATCAGCATATTGGCAAACCCTCAACAATCAGGAGGGACGCACCCGCTGGTCGCAAGGTCGGTCTCATCGCTGCCCGTCGTACAGGCAGACTGCGCGGAACAAAGACCGTACAGGAGAAGGAGAACTAA